TACTGTTATTGTTATCGTATGTAAACTtaaagttttctttctttcttttttactttaaaTGTGCTTATAagataaacaacttaattaaacaCGTATGATAATTAGCTAGCATTTAAcacataagtgcttattcataagttaatttgataaatatattgaaataaattgaattcAAGTTGTAGGTACAAGAAAGTTCTTATTTATAAGTCAATCTGAAcatgaaaataagttcaaaacagCAGGTTATAAGTCATTTACAAGAAGCTCTATCAAGCACTTGCATGAACGTTTATGTTATATATAAGACAagttcaaataaactctttcaaACAGGGCATAACTCAATAGAAAGTGATTAATGCCTCTATGGACTAATTGTGCAATTCAAAAAGTTACAATCTTTTGTTAAATCTAGACCCGATTCCTCAACTCAAAATTGGGGAAGAAATGAAAGGTACATTAAGGGCTGGAAATTCGATTGAGTCTGTTGAAATCCGTCCTTCGAAGGGTGTCATTTGGGGTCGAAAAAAGTGACTTGTGGCTTCAAGGACAATTTGTTCAAATGGAATTTCACTCCAAAACTTGGAAAGTGAAGGGTTCATGGAATATGAAGTCTTTTGAGGTTGAAGGATTGATAGAGCCACActtatgaagaagaagagaccGTATGTGTCTTGATTCTTGATTAGCAACCAGTAAACACGAAGTTGTCAAGCAACAAGATAATTAGGAGGATTTGTGTTGAATCTCGAGGTGAGCTATCAAGCAACAAAACAGTTAGGAGGGTTCATGTTGAATCTCGAGGCAAGTTATCAAACAACAAGACATTTATGAGGATTCGTGTTAGACTCCTCAAAACTCAACAGGTTTGATTCCAATGGAAGACCTTGTTTTGGACTTAGAAATGTGTCTAAGTTGTGAGTAAAGGGGCTGCTAGTTGTCTTGAAAAGAGGTGTAAGACCTTGAAGACCTTATGCCTAATCTTAGCCTACAAATGACTAAGTTATAGAGGGAAAAGTGATAAACATTTCTTCTTGAAAAAAGGGACGTCGAACGTATttgatttcaaattcaaatactccctccgttccttattaactgttcactttgaagaaaaaaatttgttcctatatatctgtccacttagagtttcaagagagcattaattgatgttttacCAAGAAATACCCttacagaaacaataaatgaagaaagataaaatacattttaaagggtgatataggaaaacaaataatacttttatgaaaatcaacataattaattgatttccttaatttgtgtaaaccttctcttcctggacagataaataggaaacggaggaagtttattttaaggtagTTTGTTCCAGTATGGAGCATTGTGTGGTAGGGTAGTATCTAGAGTATAGAGAGGTTGCACTAGAAAGAGaggttagagagagagagagaatagcTGAATTCCACTTGTACTATCAAGAAATGAGCCAAAGTCATTTTCAATTGATAactgctacctatttataggtgtgggGTGTGGACCCTGCGTTCTGACTTGCTCCTAATGGGCCATATGGGCCGTGCGTATAGGCCCAGTTTATAAGGCATGCAACCAGCCAGGGGCGGGCTGTCCTAGGGCGTTGCACCTATGGGGGCTCGCCCGATCCAGTAGCAGGAAAGCAAGTTATATACTAAGAAGAAATGTCTCTCAAGGACACATGGAGTAAAAGAGACAAGATCGTAGGGCATGTGGGTACTGGAAGCAAGATAGACATAAAATTCACTACTAGTTATACACTTGGTTAGTTAGCAATATCTTAGTTGTTTAGTTGTGCTAGTTTTAATGTCgaattgtcaaaaaaaaaatcttattgcATCCGATCCATTAACTTTTATTGGGTTCTATATTGCGTCCATTAATTTGAACATGAATGCCAACTAATTAGTCCCACATGGCACATGCAAATTTAACTCTTAACAGTATCAAGTCACGATTCAGAAGGTCGGGGAGCCATGCATAAACGACCATCATTAAAAATAACATTCCACATAATGAGCATATCgtatatatattaataagaagagaaagaataaaaattgattttacatATGATGCCATATcgtaaaaaaagaaagaaaaataaactgtGTATGTATAGATACTGTCATTGTGTTTTAGAATTAAGTCGTAAAATTTCAGATCATAGATAAAATGTGGTATCTCAATATGTTTGGTTGAAAAAGAGaatgaaaggaaagaaaaatggAAAGAAATTGAATTCTGAAATCTGTCATTCTCAACCTCAATCTTTGACATGTTGTTTGTAAGTTGTGATAGATAAAACACGTAGAGCCAAACGTTACGTGCCACGTGACTTCCAACTGTTCATTATCAAAAAATGGCTCTTGAACGCCTCCAAAGGACACTTTGTACGTGAAATCCATTATCAATCATCAATCATTGCTGTCAAAAAGAAAATCATCAATCATTAACATTCTAAAAACAAGTAAAACTGTCGTATCTGGAagcttagagcaactccaacgctggtttcttagaCCAGTTGGAGTTGCTAAGGAACCGTTTCTTATTTTTTGCAGCATTGGAGCTGATCTATGTGGCAGTTTTAGTTTCTTAACTACAGTGCAGagttccttgtgcaaggaactctgctttttggttccttaacattaaaaagtaatattttctctcacttgctTCAACTGAATCCAGAGGGAAACGAAACAGAATGAAGGAAATCAACACAGTGCTTGCTCTTAAACCAGAATTCCAGAAATTTTattcaacaataaaataaatacaaaattataatgaaatgttttagaagaaagaagatgtacaaatttatttacaacagaagataaatttttttacatagaaaaaaaataaaaaaacacagaaGCTGAAAGGGAAGAACAGGAGCTCCGATCCGCTCATTTTCTCTGATCTGGTGGCGGTGGCAGAGGGTGGCCCTTGAGGAAGGCTTGCATGTCTCCGATCCAGTGCTTGAGGGGCGATTTGGGTCGAGATTGAAGCTTTGGTGGCGGCTGGGGTGTGTTTTGGTTGCGGTGAGGGGGCggttttggtggcggtgaaggttgtttggtggcgggtcagtggcggtgaggtggttttggttgtggttgtgggtgtttggtggcagagaggtgggttttgtttgaggttgtgggtGTTAGGTGGCGGTGAGGAGGGTGGTGAGGGTGAGGAGGCCGTGAGGTGGCGGTGGTGAGGGTGAGGAGGCCGTGAGGTGGCGGTGAGGAGGGTttggtgaggaagaagaagaggacgaaggagaagaggacgaaggagaagaagaggacgaaggagaagaggacgaaggagaagaagaggacgaaggagaagaggacgCAGGTGATCGGTTGGTGATGTTTGGTGATCGGTTGGTGAggttggagaagaagaggacgaaggagaagaagaggacgaaggagaagctgcgtgagagaagagaggaagaagagaggagcGGCTAGGGTTAGAATGGAGAGTGAGGGAGGAAAAGTAGattatatagtgggtgaccggcTGAGCCGGTCATCCCACCGGCTGGTGccggttttctgcccgtttgggcttttttttttttgaatttttttaaattgaccgGTTTGACCGGTTTTTCTGCCCGTTTTCTGaccgttttttcaattctccgaccgttttttcaattctcagattctttaccttatatatagtgcagtagaccatttgaaacaccaacatttactcccacaatttctctcttgtccaaaaattctcaaatttctcacaatgtctaatccttatgagcaatattatccactgctcgacaatgaaacacctcctacaagtgaaggtttgcaaccttcgcctatgtttccgccacaaaaccaacctccgcagatgattcacctgcaaagccaacctatgatggtgttccaacaacaaaaccaacattcgCTGGTGATTCgcccgcaaagccaacctatgccgatgttccaacaacaaaacccacatccgcaaatgtatcaaccacaaagccaacatccgcagatgtgtcaccctcaaaaccaacctcctcaCACCGGTGGTAATGTTCAAAATCCTTCGTATCAAATGTTTCCACAATCGTTCTACCATCAAAACCAACCTCAGGGTCAAATGGGATCATATCCATCACAAATGTCTTATCCAAACAATCCACAATATTGCATGTATCCACCACAATACCAAGCACCTCCTACTGGTAGCAGCAGTAGTTCAAAAGTCTCAAGTACACAATGTGAGGCTATGCCCGATGAGCCTGAATTTTCTACTCAACGgggtctagatgatattgatcttgaagaatccggaaagaaacgcaccaaatggagtggtaaagataatatacttcttcttcaatcatggctcaacgtttctaccgatcgggtcgtgggaaatgagcaaaagtcagatttgttttggaataaGATTCGAGCCCAATATGAGGAGTACCGCGACGATGCCTCTCCTTCGAGGACATGGTTATCCCTGAaatctcattttaataaattgaatgctgatcttcaaaaatttgtcggttgccacactaaagccgtcaatcattggaaaagtggacactcagataaggacatcatggctacggcgcatcaattatatcatgtagatacaggtaaagatttcaaacatgagaatgaatgGCGGTTGGTGAAGGATGAACCAAAGTGGAAGGGAACATTTATGACAACCAGTTCAACGAGGCAGAAGAAGTCAGTAGATGGGGTGTATGCAACATCGTCTGACCGGAGTGCATCAATCGAGGGCGACGAATATGAGGCCACACAACCAGCAACCCGCCCGTTGGGAAAAAAGAACCAgaaaaggaaggccaaagtaggagacacagcttcaagtgatctcgattatgttcctaactccgagatgatagccatcgggaaagctaaactgggattccttgcgagttttgagaagctcaagactgaagaactggaggtgaaaaaggaaaaaaacaaacttcaaaagGCGCGGTTATTGAAGGAATACAAAGATATCCTTATGGAGGACACATCACAAATGAACGAGGTGCAGTTAGCAACGCATCAGCGCCTAGTTGAATTCGCCATGAAAGAACTAGGAATGTCTTAATTCttgttgttgtctttcttagcgtgtgccaatgttgtgattttagcatttctacttattgattctgcattagtgttgtaattttagcatttctacttatgtgtattgcatcagtgttgtaattttagcatttctacttatgtgtattgcatcagtgttgtaatttcagtattcgaatttttcttaatgtgtactgcgtttctacttatgtgttctatatagccgttggggaatatagccgttggggaatatagccgttgtggaatatagccgttggggaatatagccgttgtggaatatagccgttggagaatatagccgttggggaatatagtcgttggggaatatagccgttggggaatatagccgttgtggaatatagccgttggagaatatagccgttgttgtttctcttatttatacatGTCATATTTCATTCATCTCAACATTCAAGAGTTGTTTTGTCCTCTCATATTTTCTTCCTCCTATCCAATTACACTGATAGTTTCTCATTGTGTCATAGAATGGATCCAAACAATATGGCCGACTTGGACATTTACGACGTTGTCATTGACGAACTTATCAATGACACGACTATAGAAGATATGATGCAGGAGGAGATGGAGTTTTATCAACGACGTGCCAACACCGTTAGGCCCAAGCGAACAAGAAaggtgatagagagagatcgtgaagcTGGGAACGAGCGGTTGTGGAATGACTACTTCTCCGAAAATCCTGTGTACACGGAAGAGCTTTTCCGACGAAGGTTTCGAATGCGAAAGCATGTGTTCCTCAGAATTGTAGGGGCCCTTGGgtctcatgacccgtactttttaatgtctgtcgatgcagttggaagacaaggcctgtcaccattacaaaagtgcaccgccgctattcgtatgttggcgtacggatcacctgctgacagtgttgacgagtacgttcgaattggtgaaagtactgcaattgagtgcttaaagaattttgtggaaggtgtgtgtgcagtatttggtgaaacatacttgaggcgcccgaaccaggaagacattacccgcttacttcaatggggcgagtctcgtggatttccaggtatgttgggttctattgattgtatgcattgggaatggaagaattgtccagttgcgtggaaaggtcaattcacccgaggtgatcatggaaagcccacaatcatgcttgaagcagtggcatcacaagacttgtggatttggcatgcattttttggcattgcaggTTCTAACAATGACATTAATGTGCTAAATCAATCTCCGGTTTTCAATGAGGTTTTGAGTGGAAATGCTCCCATGGTGAACTTTAGCGTGAATGGAACAATGTATAACATGGGATACTATCTAGCAGACGGTATCTATCCCCCGTGGGCtacatttgtgaagaccatcccaatgccgcaaggagaaaaaaggcaaaaatttgcgaaaagacaagaaggagcaagaaaggacgttgaacgtgcattcggcgttctccaatctcggtttgcaatagttcgtggtccatcacgcttttggcatccgaatgagatgaagtcaataatgtatgcttgcatcatattgcacaacatgattgttgaagatgagcgcaacacgtaccgaggtaattttgtttatgatcaggtcaataatgacatattggatgctgaagtagtaagtggtcctattcccgcttttagaaatatcttggaaagaagagcacatcaaattgataggtcaattcatcaccagcttcaagcagacttggtggagcatatttggcagcttcccgaaaacgagaataatgaaaattaaccttcaagtgttattatgtatttcatttcaaatgtattgttgcttatttttcattgtcatgtattttctttcgtctttatttctatcattcaataaaattgtttttgctagaaataacacaatgtacttttttatttttgtttcaagttaacatgccgatatttaaatttaattgttttaaatattaagtaaaattaaatttaaattaaattcgtattaattttaattaaattatttttaagttgaagtattgatttagtattaaattttaaatctaaattgggtgaaaataaatattattaatttatgttgtatggtgggacacgggtgggacccttcaaatagtaatttaagaaaccatgggttggagcaaaatctgcttcagtttcttaggagtttcttaagtctgatgtggcagacAGGGCCCACAgaaatagtgctgaatagtgctgaatagtgtgttaagaaaccaaataagaattttggggttggagttgctcttactAGCTAGGTACACATTCTAAAATgtatttccttaaaaaaaaatatatatatttaaaataaaatttagttagGATATATTTCATGCTATACTTCCTCGGTTTCACAAACattgttgttttagtttttctttatatatattttatattttatgttgctTTACAAAATCTctacatttttcttttaatttttttcaacatatatcttcatttaataaaaaatttcttACTTATGATCTTTCATATTAACTAACCACAACTCTTCTgagtttggatcctctccagccAAATCTCACAGTCGATCTCTATATTCAAAGGTGTGATTCATTTAAAGTGAGAGACTATAATTGTTTTATTGTGTGCAATGTAACaacccacttttcgttattaggttatttattattttattttaattattatgttatatggtaatttgataatttatgtgatttaatttgatgattatgtgattatgtgatttaattagatgataaggtcattaagttattttattaaataattatgtgatatagataaataagggttttaggttttaagtgagtagttgggagtggggcccattgtaagattatttaaggattatgagagaattaaaaagagagaaatcagaaaattaggattagagaagcagcagaacagaggaacacgtgaaaggtgaaggagaggagaaaaggtggagaaaacctagaatttgatcttcaagaagaaaagggtcaaggaggctttgtaccggtgtcatagaaggtaagggtttgaatttaccttgcataattgtagaataacagaggttgagcttaacatgaaggaacccccatcttctttgaaaattcataactgagagactgtgttgagtgttaacatgtggtgagcaaaattgattttgagcgaaattgaggttctggggaaaattgggttctgttctgttttgcccgcagataccctaacagtctgtgttgtagagagcataactctctctacagaattccaaattgagtgaaaccaattttgtatgaaagctaactcatagggctatgttgggtaatattttcataatttttcgattgctggtttaataccagaatcatttgcaagttcattctgtttTTGCCCatagacaccctagcagcctgtgttgtagagagcataactctctctaaagaattctgaattgagtgaaactaattttgtatgaaagctaactcatagggttatattgggtaatattttcataatttttggattgctagttcaataccagaattatctgcaagttcactctgttttgctcgcagacaccctaacagcctgtgctgtagagagcataactctttctacagaattccaaattgggtgaaaccaattttgtatgaaagctaaagtataaggctatgtttggtaaaattttcataattttcgGAGTGCACGTTTAGTACcggaattatctgcaagtttgctatgtttctgcttatttctgtgattgattctggaactggttctagtaattgatatgagacatttgatgattttgtgttgctagtttatcggtggaatagtgaatgatttgataattatattgaagtgttattttgtgcaattttggtgtgatttccgttatggaatttggtgagaaaatatgttatatatttggggctggagtggtctaaaattgcatgttttaatttatgagtttttgcacgaaatacacttcatttagtcaagaggcaacgtgtcgattttcatcggaaaactgaggtttgtcctaGAACTagagtggttctggaagtctggcgtggacttcattggtggttatctgtctggagtggacgcggtgataccgctaaggttaacaattggtaccacatgcatacattagagtctcacacactaagtttcacgttttcagtagttttatgtgtttggtgatttgttggtgaattgttttgctgttgtggtaaagtcgaattattattcttctttacgcttataattttccgaaacattaataagaattgtgaaactgtcttgagagaaaatattataatcactcagattttaaagacaatgtgaagagtttataaagcaggatctgaattgtttacttgctctttgttatgctatattttatacaatgtaagttcttacccttctgttggaatgatgttctatgcgacatcgctcaggtactggaggtagagatgtggctcatgaggagtagcttcgaagagtcttagcttatgttattattattattattattattattattattattattattattattataaaataagtgtcttgctctgtaatgtaacactgggtagatattttacgttacttttacacttttgttgagaggattttataacctctccttatggaagttgttgaataattttctaaattatggcgatgtcgtactgttgatggccgaagtacttatgaaattaagttctgagtatgatcaattttattggaatatcatggaagataaacctatttaaataagtgattttatgcatcatagaattatctggctggtttagaaattttattggcaggaataatttattctttgaaaaccatatgaacttataaattttcaaacacaatcaatgttaattttaatgagttttcgtgaagaagtgtaatactcccttagATATGTTTCTAAA
This is a stretch of genomic DNA from Lotus japonicus ecotype B-129 chromosome 1, LjGifu_v1.2. It encodes these proteins:
- the LOC130729694 gene encoding uncharacterized protein LOC130729694: MDPNNMADLDIYDVVIDELINDTTIEDMMQEEMEFYQRRANTVRPKRTRKVIERDREAGNERLWNDYFSENPVYTEELFRRRFRMRKHVFLRIVGALGSHDPYFLMSVDAVGRQGLSPLQKCTAAIRMLAYGSPADSVDEYVRIGESTAIECLKNFVEGVCAVFGETYLRRPNQEDITRLLQWGESRGFPGMLGSIDCMHWEWKNCPVAWKGQFTRGDHGKPTIMLEAVASQDLWIWHAFFGIAGSNNDINVLNQSPVFNEVLSGNAPMVNFSVNGTMYNMGYYLADGIYPPWATFVKTIPMPQGEKRQKFAKRQEGARKDVERAFGVLQSRFAIVRGPSRFWHPNEMKSIMYACIILHNMIVEDERNTYRGNFVYDQVNNDILDAEVVSGPIPAFRNILERRAHQIDRSIHHQLQADLVEHIWQLPENENNEN